The Candidatus Beckwithbacteria bacterium genome has a window encoding:
- a CDS encoding ribonuclease H-like domain-containing protein has translation MTKLYLDIETLPSGEEMREILKDIYKRKRRSKYTPRTFEEFVESTGLDGSYGRIACISYAVNDEAVKTLSGDEKKMLTDFWAIAKNADLFIGFNLMDFDLRFIYQRSVILGVKPSKDLNFARYRNFPIFDIMCEWSKWNLQSKISLHALSKVLGIPSPKEGEIEGKDVAKAYQAGRIKEICEYCEKDVETTRKIYKKMIFEN, from the coding sequence ATGACTAAACTCTACTTAGATATTGAAACTTTGCCGTCAGGGGAAGAAATGAGGGAGATCCTCAAAGATATTTATAAGAGGAAAAGAAGAAGTAAATATACCCCAAGAACTTTTGAAGAGTTTGTCGAAAGCACCGGACTGGACGGGTCTTACGGCCGCATCGCCTGCATTTCTTATGCCGTTAATGACGAAGCGGTGAAAACTCTTTCCGGAGACGAAAAGAAAATGCTGACGGATTTTTGGGCTATTGCCAAAAATGCGGATTTATTTATTGGCTTTAATCTGATGGACTTTGATTTAAGGTTTATTTACCAAAGATCGGTTATTTTAGGCGTTAAGCCCAGCAAAGACTTAAACTTTGCCCGCTACCGTAACTTTCCCATCTTTGACATTATGTGCGAGTGGAGCAAATGGAATCTGCAAAGTAAAATTTCTTTGCACGCGCTGTCTAAGGTTTTAGGCATTCCCAGCCCTAAAGAAGGGGAAATCGAAGGTAAAGACGTGGCTAAGGCTTATCAAGCTGGCCGGATTAAAGAAATCTGTGAGTACTGCGAAAAAGATGTCGAGACTACCCGGAAAATTTACAAGAAAATGATATTTGAAAATTAA
- a CDS encoding site-specific DNA-methyltransferase: MLKPYYEKLNFELYLGNSLKLLSQFPENSVDMIFADPPYFLSSGSFTCQNGKMVSVKKGDWDLSNGTKKNFEFHREWLKLCKKILKPNGTIWVSGTYHSIYQCGLALEINKFHILNDIAWFKPNASPNLSCRFFTASHETLIWARKDKEGKHIFNYKLMKDGNWPEDQLKKANLQMRSVWSINTPKPIEKKFGKHPTQKPIDLLKRIVLASTRKGDLILDPFTGSSTTGLAAYLYGRKFIGIDTEKQYLDLSIQRFEELKSNLEKKQLRLVKENYSMPQYTTRALI; the protein is encoded by the coding sequence ATGTTAAAACCTTACTACGAAAAACTAAACTTTGAGCTTTACTTGGGTAATTCTTTAAAACTCTTGAGTCAGTTTCCGGAGAATTCCGTGGATATGATTTTTGCCGACCCGCCTTATTTTCTTTCCAGCGGCAGTTTCACCTGCCAAAACGGGAAAATGGTTAGTGTAAAAAAAGGAGACTGGGATTTAAGTAATGGAACAAAGAAAAATTTTGAATTTCATAGAGAATGGTTAAAGCTATGTAAAAAGATTTTAAAACCCAATGGAACTATTTGGGTAAGTGGAACTTATCACTCCATTTATCAATGCGGTCTGGCCTTAGAAATTAATAAATTTCACATATTAAACGATATTGCTTGGTTTAAGCCGAATGCCTCTCCAAATTTAAGCTGCCGTTTTTTTACCGCTAGCCACGAAACCCTAATTTGGGCCAGAAAAGACAAAGAAGGTAAACACATCTTTAACTATAAATTGATGAAAGATGGTAATTGGCCGGAAGACCAATTAAAAAAAGCGAACTTGCAAATGAGATCAGTTTGGTCAATTAATACGCCTAAACCGATTGAGAAAAAATTTGGAAAACATCCGACTCAAAAACCTATAGACTTGCTTAAAAGAATAGTTTTAGCCAGTACTAGAAAGGGTGATTTAATCCTTGATCCTTTTACCGGCAGTTCCACTACGGGGTTAGCCGCTTATTTATATGGAAGAAAATTTATTGGAATTGACACTGAAAAACAGTATTTAGATTTATCAATACAAAGATTTGAAGAGCTAAAATCCAATCTTGAGAAAAAACAGCTTAGATTAGTGAAAGAAAACTATTCTATGCCTCAATATACCACAAGGGCCTTAATTTAG
- a CDS encoding glycosyltransferase — MQLSVLMTVYNNETTLAQAITSILSQTFSDFVFYIVDDCSSDESPRILAKFAKKDNRIKIITNQHHLGLTKSLNKALRQVKTPLISRMDADDISFPTRLAKQLQYMTSHSDIVLLGTAAYLIDSQGKQVGLKTNPQDHQHIRANILKYCPFIHPTWLVRREIIFDLDGYDDTFPFAQDYELALRIVAKYQTANLSEPLLYYRVNTASAISLKNLKTQEKLALKARWLALTKYHYPKSEVWKLIKPLLSFLVPVGIKKAVYRQFFWSGCLIFSLLVFSGCQSAAPQPVINEPSASPSAAGIASPVATTSAVTKPTYTNWKYYSNETFRYKLRHPFDWSVINQNQNPGVVTFSNVAEDKLSAPHVIFIATAAKKGNYALANFPAVTALTDQGRESRQLVIANSAGLFFSSLGEGNDIFSIFIDHNDYILNLTWNGTAQDVRNQYKDICLQIAASLEFF; from the coding sequence ATGCAGTTAAGCGTCTTGATGACCGTTTATAACAACGAAACCACTTTAGCCCAAGCCATCACTAGTATTTTATCTCAAACTTTTTCCGACTTTGTTTTTTATATTGTTGACGACTGTTCCAGTGATGAATCTCCCCGGATTTTGGCTAAATTTGCCAAAAAAGACAATCGCATCAAAATCATTACCAATCAGCACCACCTTGGTTTAACTAAATCCTTAAATAAAGCCTTAAGGCAGGTCAAAACCCCGCTGATTAGCCGCATGGACGCCGACGACATCAGTTTCCCGACCCGTCTGGCCAAACAGCTGCAGTATATGACCAGCCATTCGGACATCGTCTTGTTAGGCACAGCCGCTTATTTAATTGATAGTCAGGGTAAACAAGTTGGCCTCAAGACAAATCCTCAGGATCATCAGCATATCCGGGCCAATATTCTTAAATACTGTCCCTTTATTCACCCCACCTGGCTGGTCCGGCGGGAAATTATTTTTGACCTGGATGGTTATGACGACACCTTCCCTTTTGCTCAGGATTATGAATTAGCTTTAAGAATTGTTGCCAAATACCAGACCGCCAACCTATCCGAACCTCTGCTTTATTACCGGGTGAATACTGCTTCGGCCATTTCTTTAAAAAATTTAAAAACCCAGGAAAAATTAGCCTTAAAAGCCCGTTGGTTAGCTTTAACCAAATACCATTATCCCAAAAGCGAGGTTTGGAAGCTGATAAAACCCCTCTTGTCTTTTTTAGTCCCAGTTGGTATAAAAAAAGCTGTGTATCGTCAGTTTTTCTGGTCCGGCTGTTTAATTTTCAGCCTGCTGGTTTTCAGCGGCTGTCAATCAGCTGCTCCTCAGCCAGTAATCAACGAACCTTCAGCTTCTCCGTCAGCCGCCGGAATTGCTTCGCCTGTTGCGACTACTTCAGCCGTGACTAAACCCACTTATACCAACTGGAAATATTATTCCAATGAAACTTTTCGTTATAAACTCCGCCACCCCTTTGATTGGTCCGTCATTAATCAAAACCAGAATCCGGGAGTCGTTACTTTCAGTAATGTTGCTGAAGACAAATTGTCTGCTCCCCACGTCATTTTTATTGCGACTGCCGCCAAGAAAGGTAACTACGCTTTAGCCAATTTTCCGGCAGTTACGGCCTTAACCGATCAGGGCCGTGAATCCCGTCAGTTAGTGATCGCTAACTCCGCCGGTCTGTTTTTCAGCAGTCTGGGCGAGGGGAATGACATCTTTTCCATCTTTATTGACCACAACGATTATATTCTTAACCTTACCTGGAATGGCACCGCCCAGGACGTCCGCAACCAATATAAAGACATTTGTTTACAGATTGCCGCATCTTTGGAATTCTTTTAA
- a CDS encoding glycosyltransferase family 4 protein, with product MGLKICSPELGLSPESNSGGEVYDREVINRLCQAGVKVFSLLPKNRPYLKHKNLTVAYAPIKPMFPPHVFSAFVLPYLIKTYKAEKFDILRVHNPYFVGPAASVFKKLYPQVPVIATYHHLEEGINHLIDKIVIRNFDHLIAVSHFTKNEIITRLNYPEEKISVIYDGVGKEFQPGPKPQKLIDHWDLAGNFVILFVGGLKQRKNPAFLLTVLDKIGNKNTVLIYAGTGPLEKSLKLQVQNLGLTDRVKFTGFVPESDKVLLYRLADILVLPSSKEGFGMTLTEAGACGIPVIGNNNSSIREIIQDGQTGFLAKPGDVNDWVEKILQLIKSPDLRQKMGKIALKYVINKFTWRKNIKTQLKIFNQL from the coding sequence ATGGGTTTAAAAATTTGTTCACCAGAGCTGGGATTAAGTCCGGAAAGTAATTCCGGCGGGGAAGTTTATGACCGGGAAGTAATTAACCGGCTTTGCCAGGCAGGGGTTAAAGTTTTCAGCTTACTGCCCAAAAACCGGCCATATCTGAAACACAAAAACTTAACTGTAGCATATGCCCCGATTAAACCCATGTTTCCGCCCCATGTATTTTCTGCTTTTGTCCTGCCGTATTTAATTAAAACTTATAAAGCAGAAAAATTTGATATTTTACGCGTCCATAACCCTTATTTTGTCGGTCCGGCTGCCAGCGTTTTTAAAAAACTTTATCCTCAGGTACCGGTTATCGCTACCTATCATCACCTGGAAGAGGGTATTAATCACTTAATTGATAAAATCGTCATCAGGAATTTTGATCACCTTATTGCCGTTAGCCATTTTACTAAAAACGAAATTATTACAAGATTAAACTATCCGGAAGAAAAAATTTCTGTAATTTATGATGGCGTTGGCAAGGAATTCCAGCCTGGTCCAAAACCCCAAAAACTTATTGATCACTGGGATTTGGCAGGTAATTTCGTGATTTTATTTGTCGGTGGGTTAAAACAGCGGAAGAATCCGGCATTTTTACTAACAGTTTTAGACAAAATTGGCAACAAAAACACAGTTTTAATTTATGCCGGCACAGGCCCATTGGAAAAATCATTAAAATTACAGGTTCAGAATTTAGGTTTAACTGATAGAGTCAAATTTACCGGTTTTGTTCCGGAATCTGACAAAGTATTACTTTACCGTTTAGCTGACATTCTGGTTTTACCTTCTTCAAAAGAAGGTTTTGGTATGACTTTGACTGAAGCCGGCGCCTGTGGTATCCCGGTGATTGGCAATAATAATTCTTCAATAAGAGAGATTATTCAAGATGGCCAAACAGGATTTTTAGCTAAACCAGGGGATGTTAATGATTGGGTGGAAAAAATACTTCAATTAATTAAATCACCGGATTTACGGCAAAAAATGGGCAAAATAGCCTTAAAATATGTTATTAATAAATTCACTTGGAGGAAAAATATTAAAACTCAGCTAAAGATATTTAATCAATTATGA
- a CDS encoding DUF3800 domain-containing protein, translated as MIVFIDESGDPGFKLQKGSSDIFVLALVIFNDNLEAEKTSVAIKELRRKLKLQDKYEFKFNKTNRKFRKAFFNAIRSFKFRVRAIMVNKALIRSQRLRSNKEDFYNYVIMQVLKQSGGSIKNAKLKVDKRGERTLRNQLRVYLSRRLDNKNSKIFKDLKFVDSRQNTLIQLADMVAGAVFSDFTKKDSDYLTMLKRSRRIEDIWPFK; from the coding sequence ATGATAGTTTTTATTGACGAATCCGGAGATCCAGGTTTTAAGCTCCAAAAAGGCTCAAGCGATATTTTTGTGTTGGCCTTAGTTATTTTCAATGACAACCTGGAAGCAGAAAAGACCTCGGTGGCAATTAAAGAACTAAGGAGAAAACTGAAATTACAAGATAAATACGAATTTAAGTTCAATAAAACCAACAGAAAATTTCGCAAAGCCTTTTTCAACGCTATCAGATCATTTAAGTTTAGGGTTAGAGCCATTATGGTTAACAAAGCATTAATTCGCAGCCAAAGATTAAGAAGCAATAAAGAAGATTTTTATAACTATGTAATCATGCAGGTTTTGAAACAAAGCGGCGGATCAATAAAAAACGCAAAATTGAAAGTTGATAAAAGAGGAGAGAGAACCCTAAGGAATCAGTTAAGAGTTTATTTATCCAGGCGTTTAGACAATAAGAACAGTAAAATCTTTAAAGATTTAAAGTTTGTGGATTCAAGACAAAACACGCTGATTCAACTGGCTGATATGGTAGCTGGGGCAGTGTTCTCTGACTTTACAAAAAAAGATTCTGATTATTTAACTATGCTTAAAAGGTCAAGAAGAATTGAAGATATTTGGCCGTTTAAATAA
- a CDS encoding ImmA/IrrE family metallo-endopeptidase yields MNFQDEPNDNGFALKLARNLIKQSVQKIPPIRLNLILKQVDFKISVQGKDLGDEDGFSVGTTQIIYNNKKPETRIRYTIAHELGHILMGHNSGFRTIDFSNKNPDEVAANKFAAELLVPLQLIKAERLISLSWSELAKNYWVSKDMMMWRLKETKLYDKLANWN; encoded by the coding sequence ATGAATTTTCAAGATGAACCAAATGACAATGGATTTGCTTTAAAACTTGCCAGAAATCTTATTAAGCAAAGTGTTCAAAAAATTCCCCCAATTCGACTAAACTTAATTTTAAAACAAGTAGACTTTAAAATTTCCGTTCAAGGCAAAGATTTAGGTGATGAGGATGGTTTTAGTGTTGGAACGACTCAGATTATATATAATAATAAAAAACCTGAAACAAGGATAAGGTATACGATCGCTCATGAATTGGGGCATATTTTAATGGGGCATAATTCTGGTTTCAGAACAATAGACTTTTCAAATAAAAATCCCGATGAGGTGGCCGCTAATAAATTTGCCGCCGAATTATTAGTGCCTTTACAATTGATAAAAGCGGAACGGCTTATCTCTTTATCTTGGAGTGAATTAGCAAAAAATTACTGGGTAAGTAAAGATATGATGATGTGGAGATTAAAAGAAACCAAGCTATACGATAAATTAGCTAATTGGAATTAA
- a CDS encoding GDP-mannose 4,6-dehydratase, whose translation MKAFITGISGFSGSHLKQLLEKEKIQVSGLYSDLRGKTGLKKIVEKVKPDWVFHLASPVIRSKQMIDEGLAKNLEVDLFGTVNLIEALAELKTMPKLLITGTAAEYDPEIKAARQETDALIPNSSYGLSKMTQELVSRKLCQSYDIPLIYARSFLLIGPGQKPGFVINDWCRQLAQSQKKLITGNLSIRRDFTDVRDGVAAYLLLMKKGKPGEVYNVCSGQSRELKEVILALKQVVKNDFIVDEDKNRFKNNDPLELFGDNTKLKALGWKQKFSLEDSLRETLDYWSSKVRPF comes from the coding sequence ATGAAAGCGTTTATAACCGGCATTTCCGGGTTTTCCGGCTCCCATCTTAAACAACTATTGGAAAAAGAAAAAATTCAGGTCAGCGGCTTGTATAGTGATTTAAGGGGTAAAACCGGCTTAAAAAAAATTGTTGAAAAAGTTAAGCCTGATTGGGTGTTTCATTTAGCCAGCCCGGTAATAAGAAGCAAGCAAATGATTGATGAGGGTTTGGCGAAAAATCTGGAAGTGGATTTATTCGGGACAGTGAATTTAATCGAAGCCCTGGCCGAATTAAAAACCATGCCGAAACTGCTGATTACCGGTACGGCGGCGGAGTATGACCCGGAAATTAAGGCGGCGAGGCAAGAAACCGATGCCTTAATCCCCAATTCCAGCTACGGCTTGAGTAAAATGACCCAGGAGTTAGTCAGCCGGAAGTTATGCCAAAGCTATGACATCCCTTTGATTTACGCCCGGTCGTTTTTATTAATCGGGCCGGGCCAGAAACCGGGCTTTGTGATTAACGACTGGTGCCGGCAATTAGCACAAAGTCAAAAAAAGTTAATCACCGGCAATTTAAGCATCAGGCGGGATTTTACGGATGTGCGTGACGGAGTCGCGGCCTACTTATTACTCATGAAAAAAGGCAAGCCGGGAGAAGTTTATAATGTTTGTTCGGGCCAAAGCCGGGAATTAAAAGAAGTTATTCTGGCATTAAAACAGGTGGTGAAAAATGATTTTATCGTTGATGAAGATAAAAATAGATTTAAGAATAATGATCCACTGGAATTATTCGGCGATAATACGAAATTAAAGGCTTTGGGGTGGAAACAGAAATTTTCTTTGGAAGATAGTTTGAGAGAGACACTGGATTATTGGTCCAGTAAGGTCCGACCTTTTTGA
- a CDS encoding VanW family protein, translated as MLYELILSLHLALAQPQILGASNAVLSSHSINLENRYDNEFVSGVFKDNILLTLYYLDNQVTDKSQIDWDRINQPFKTQFTLKPGEKFAFHEKTLPDYSANVVKTTNAHFNGAEGFKSDGHLIGDGVCHLASLMYWAAEDAGLTAHSPSDHNFAQINEVPKEYGVGILSPNPLGNLYIVNNLDQPITFSFDFDGQNLTVTVSK; from the coding sequence ATGCTTTATGAACTGATTCTGTCGCTTCATTTAGCCTTGGCCCAACCGCAAATTTTGGGGGCGTCCAATGCGGTTTTATCATCCCATAGTATTAACCTGGAAAACAGATATGATAATGAGTTTGTGAGCGGAGTGTTTAAGGATAATATTCTCTTAACCCTATACTATCTGGATAATCAGGTGACTGACAAAAGTCAGATCGATTGGGACAGGATTAACCAGCCGTTTAAAACCCAGTTTACTTTAAAACCGGGTGAAAAATTCGCTTTCCATGAGAAGACTTTGCCCGATTATTCGGCCAATGTAGTTAAAACCACTAATGCCCATTTTAACGGCGCAGAAGGGTTTAAGTCTGACGGCCATCTGATCGGCGACGGCGTCTGCCACTTAGCTTCGCTCATGTATTGGGCGGCTGAAGATGCCGGTTTAACTGCCCATAGCCCGTCTGACCATAATTTTGCCCAGATTAATGAAGTCCCCAAAGAATACGGTGTGGGAATTTTAAGCCCCAACCCCTTAGGAAATCTGTATATTGTTAACAATCTGGACCAGCCGATTACTTTCAGTTTTGACTTTGACGGCCAGAATTTAACCGTGACTGTAAGTAAGTGA
- a CDS encoding DUF4417 domain-containing protein, translating into MDEKITDQLEFWGLNGLSTARISGCPVVDYLDDCDSACYPTKPSKYEALTCGSKKGAQFLGDARGATLNNIKALRVKIPKLPIFIPELQHGSKYLVNNTKLDWVAVKIDEVVSKHDLKVAADIRKRIGIDSKTKVLLLGYGSDRFLENLWTNRKKIFPQIASLKADLYTAIDYSVFLVHPHLERVLNVKRSLVTFDILQRLGVPVVPHIYWSGEKDMKRWAFWLNQNSGVNLVSMYLGWIRKSEWVKIFSELKCLNKSLERKINYLISGPGNLTEIKPLKEILGNVILTDAECALNAAHHKLSQNKLKVTYYPFKENLDYHTELVKAA; encoded by the coding sequence GTGGATGAAAAAATTACAGATCAGTTAGAATTTTGGGGTCTCAATGGTTTATCAACAGCGCGCATATCCGGTTGTCCAGTCGTTGATTATTTAGATGATTGCGACAGCGCTTGTTATCCAACAAAACCTTCAAAGTACGAAGCGCTGACGTGTGGCAGCAAAAAAGGGGCTCAATTTTTGGGAGACGCAAGGGGGGCGACATTAAACAACATTAAAGCGTTGAGGGTAAAAATTCCAAAACTGCCAATTTTCATCCCGGAATTACAACATGGTAGCAAGTACTTAGTTAATAATACTAAATTAGATTGGGTGGCAGTCAAAATTGACGAAGTTGTGTCAAAACATGATTTAAAAGTTGCCGCTGATATTCGTAAAAGAATAGGAATCGATTCAAAAACAAAAGTACTATTACTTGGTTACGGATCCGACCGGTTTTTAGAGAATTTATGGACAAACAGGAAGAAAATCTTTCCTCAAATCGCCAGCTTGAAAGCGGATCTTTACACGGCCATTGACTATTCAGTTTTTCTCGTTCACCCACACCTCGAGAGAGTTCTTAACGTTAAAAGAAGTTTGGTGACTTTTGATATTTTACAAAGGCTAGGAGTTCCGGTCGTGCCGCATATTTATTGGAGCGGGGAAAAAGACATGAAAAGATGGGCGTTCTGGCTGAACCAAAATTCTGGAGTAAATTTAGTGTCCATGTATTTAGGTTGGATTAGAAAAAGCGAATGGGTGAAAATATTTTCAGAGCTTAAGTGTCTAAATAAATCGCTTGAGAGAAAAATAAATTACTTGATAAGCGGGCCGGGCAATTTAACAGAAATAAAACCGTTAAAAGAAATTCTCGGAAACGTAATTTTAACAGACGCAGAATGTGCCTTGAATGCGGCACATCATAAATTAAGTCAAAATAAATTAAAAGTTACTTACTATCCATTCAAGGAAAATTTAGATTACCATACAGAATTAGTAAAAGCCGCATAA
- a CDS encoding L,D-transpeptidase gives MTGKLIGLFLLVLGLTIGGIFAFRPKEVKPNFSLKVENGVMGVFHGQEVMPPAIDLAAVEPETQVLGDADPNAEKHIYIDLSTQTLTAYQGDSLFMQVLVSTGKWGRTPTGEFTIWSKFRATRMSGGSGSDYYDLPNVPYVMFFSGSGVAAAKGFSMHGTYWHNNFGHPMSHGCVNMRTVDAQKLFNWAGINEKITIYGQAPG, from the coding sequence ATGACCGGAAAACTAATTGGGTTGTTTTTATTGGTACTGGGGCTAACTATAGGAGGAATATTTGCTTTCAGGCCAAAAGAAGTTAAACCAAATTTTAGTCTAAAAGTCGAAAACGGGGTGATGGGAGTTTTCCACGGCCAAGAAGTGATGCCGCCGGCAATTGACTTGGCTGCGGTTGAGCCGGAGACTCAGGTTCTGGGCGACGCCGACCCAAATGCAGAAAAACATATTTACATTGATTTAAGTACCCAAACCCTAACCGCCTATCAGGGAGACAGTTTGTTTATGCAGGTTTTGGTTTCCACCGGAAAATGGGGCCGGACGCCGACCGGTGAATTTACGATCTGGTCCAAATTCCGGGCGACCCGCATGTCCGGCGGCTCAGGGAGCGACTATTACGACCTACCCAATGTCCCCTACGTGATGTTTTTTTCCGGCTCCGGGGTTGCCGCCGCCAAGGGCTTTTCCATGCATGGTACTTATTGGCATAATAATTTTGGCCACCCAATGAGCCATGGTTGTGTCAATATGAGGACCGTTGACGCCCAAAAACTATTTAATTGGGCCGGTATTAATGAAAAAATAACGATCTATGGTCAAGCCCCAGGCTAA
- a CDS encoding class I SAM-dependent methyltransferase: MKFKKTALSGYYTDQYFKSRVNKQKTLRQADPAIFQKVAQFINLTGPVGDIGSGAGNFLKACETRGIKAIGIEGCKAAVLWANKNSNNKTIRHDLTKKLPFKDNFFQLVQSNSVVEHLKPAAADQVIAEAYRILRPQGLFVCSCPNYFDWAERFPEHINLYTPTRLRQALKKHKFQIVYEHFSFNLSLLTPWERFKENVPTGKWRLMTKKNSRLINLILAPIWLPVRLINKYILNWETLDIVAGECYFIGRKN; encoded by the coding sequence ATGAAGTTTAAAAAAACAGCATTGTCCGGTTACTATACTGACCAATATTTTAAATCCCGGGTAAACAAGCAAAAAACTTTACGCCAAGCAGACCCGGCAATTTTCCAAAAGGTCGCTCAATTTATCAACTTAACCGGCCCGGTTGGCGATATTGGCTCTGGGGCAGGAAATTTTCTTAAAGCCTGCGAGACAAGAGGCATTAAAGCAATTGGAATTGAGGGCTGCAAAGCCGCCGTGCTCTGGGCCAATAAAAATTCTAATAACAAAACTATCCGGCATGATTTAACTAAAAAACTGCCTTTTAAAGACAATTTTTTCCAGCTGGTGCAAAGCAATTCAGTCGTGGAACACTTAAAACCAGCCGCGGCCGACCAGGTGATCGCTGAAGCTTACCGAATTCTTAGGCCGCAGGGCCTTTTTGTTTGCAGCTGCCCGAATTATTTTGACTGGGCAGAAAGATTCCCGGAACATATTAACCTCTATACGCCGACAAGATTAAGGCAAGCGCTGAAAAAGCATAAATTCCAAATAGTTTATGAGCATTTCAGCTTCAATTTGTCATTACTCACTCCCTGGGAGAGATTTAAAGAGAATGTGCCGACCGGAAAGTGGCGCCTGATGACGAAAAAAAACTCAAGGTTAATTAATTTAATTTTGGCGCCAATCTGGCTGCCGGTAAGACTCATTAATAAATATATTTTAAACTGGGAAACATTAGATATTGTGGCAGGAGAATGTTATTTTATCGGCCGGAAAAATTAA
- a CDS encoding NAD(P)-dependent oxidoreductase — MKKAMVTGSSGFIGRKLIKRLQKDGVEVVGFSRKEGKNITKKEDFAGLGKVDTVFHLAAVSGYKDCAENTGLAYEVNVGGTTNVLEYCRKSKAKLIFPSTYVYDQPYSEVKTETSATKPTTHYSFTKFLGEELCRFYTRVFKVNSLILRTANVFGFGQEDKYLVPIIFNNILAGREFELTKPEIERSFIYIADLVEAYVRLAEANSESGETYNIGPEKPTTLQELVQAMEKVTGKKARVKYSGQERPNEVNLNRVDTGKMKAKLNWQPEISLEQGLKQYLEKLHEV; from the coding sequence ATGAAAAAAGCGATGGTGACGGGGAGTTCGGGGTTTATTGGGAGAAAACTGATCAAGAGATTACAAAAAGACGGGGTGGAGGTAGTGGGGTTTTCTAGAAAAGAGGGGAAAAATATCACCAAAAAGGAAGATTTTGCGGGGTTGGGAAAGGTGGACACGGTGTTTCATCTGGCGGCAGTGTCGGGGTATAAGGACTGTGCGGAAAACACCGGTTTGGCGTATGAGGTGAATGTGGGCGGAACAACTAATGTTTTAGAATATTGCCGGAAAAGCAAGGCAAAATTAATTTTTCCCAGCACGTATGTTTATGACCAGCCTTATTCAGAGGTGAAAACGGAAACGAGTGCGACGAAGCCGACGACGCATTATTCTTTCACGAAATTCTTAGGCGAAGAACTCTGTCGTTTTTACACGCGGGTATTTAAAGTGAACAGTTTGATTTTACGAACAGCCAATGTGTTCGGATTTGGCCAAGAAGACAAGTATTTGGTGCCGATTATCTTTAATAATATTCTGGCAGGCCGAGAGTTTGAGCTGACCAAGCCGGAAATTGAACGGAGTTTTATTTATATTGCTGATTTGGTGGAGGCTTATGTCCGTCTGGCAGAAGCGAATAGCGAAAGCGGAGAAACATATAATATCGGACCGGAGAAGCCAACAACTTTGCAGGAATTGGTGCAGGCGATGGAGAAGGTAACCGGAAAGAAAGCCCGGGTAAAATATTCCGGCCAAGAGCGGCCAAATGAAGTGAATTTAAACCGGGTGGATACAGGTAAGATGAAAGCAAAACTTAACTGGCAGCCGGAAATCAGTTTAGAGCAGGGATTAAAACAATATCTGGAAAAACTTCATGAAGTTTAA
- a CDS encoding helix-turn-helix transcriptional regulator, whose product MMELNFKKIGKNIKEAREAVGASQQELGNKLGLSTSLIALYESGEREINNLGTLSKIARELQVSLKELIEGFSVPSIHISFRASKKALKNPKFNKAINEAIRLSKDEFSR is encoded by the coding sequence ATGATGGAGTTAAATTTCAAAAAAATTGGGAAAAACATAAAAGAAGCAAGGGAAGCTGTCGGGGCGTCACAACAGGAGTTGGGGAATAAACTTGGACTTTCTACCTCATTAATCGCTCTTTATGAAAGTGGCGAGAGAGAAATCAATAATCTTGGAACGTTATCCAAGATTGCTAGAGAATTACAGGTTAGTCTGAAAGAATTAATTGAAGGTTTTAGCGTTCCATCAATTCATATTTCTTTCCGTGCTTCGAAAAAGGCCCTTAAAAACCCAAAATTTAATAAAGCCATTAATGAAGCCATAAGGCTTTCAAAAGATGAATTTTCAAGATGA